A section of the Flavobacteriales bacterium genome encodes:
- a CDS encoding S9 family peptidase: protein MIPSRKVILSAITLIMLASCGASKSNKQGLSMKPPIAAIEPYEMTIHDHTRTDNYFWLNDRENPEVIKYLEEENAYTENALADTKQLQEDLYKEMRARIKEDDESVPYKDNGYFYYTRFEEGKEYRLHCRRKDSIESPEEVFIDENELAEGHDYFSLGGIEISDDNKIAAFGIDTVSRRLYTIHFKNLETGEMYYETIPNCSGGGAWAKDNKTFFYIAKDTETLRTNRILRHELGSDVHTDVEVFKENDETFTCYAWRTKSKDYVMIGSFQTVSSEFQMLDAGNPTGKFKMIQPRERDHEYSVSHFEDKFYIVTNWNAKNFRLMETSVDKPSKENWKEVIAHRPETMLEEVEIFKNFMVVAERTNGLPELRVINQKTGDEHYLNFGEEAYTSYLGTNMDFDTEVLRYGYSSLTTPWSTLDYNMSTKEKTLLKEQEVLGDFDRTNYQTERVMVKADDGTQVPMSIVYRKGLKMDGSNPTLLYAYGSYGSSTDPYFSSVRLSLLDRGFVYAIAHIRGGQEMGRSWYEDGKLLKKKNTFTDFINCGEYLIENKYTTNNDLFAMGGSAGGLLMGAIVNMRPDLWKGVVAAVPFVDVVTTMLDESIPLTTGEYDEWGNPNEKEYYDYILSYSPYDNVEAHDYPNMLVTTGLHDSQVQYWEPAKWVAKLRVNKTDYNLLLLHTNMEAGHGGASGRFEALKETAMEYVFMFKLSGIRK, encoded by the coding sequence ATGATACCATCACGTAAAGTAATTCTCTCGGCGATAACGCTCATTATGCTTGCGTCATGTGGAGCTAGTAAGAGCAACAAACAAGGATTGAGCATGAAACCACCCATCGCGGCCATTGAGCCGTACGAAATGACCATTCATGATCACACACGAACAGACAACTATTTCTGGCTGAACGACCGCGAAAATCCGGAGGTCATTAAGTATCTGGAAGAAGAGAATGCGTATACCGAAAACGCGCTAGCCGATACCAAACAGTTACAAGAAGACCTTTACAAGGAAATGCGTGCTCGGATTAAGGAAGATGACGAAAGCGTTCCTTACAAAGACAATGGCTATTTCTATTACACGCGCTTCGAAGAAGGGAAGGAATACCGACTGCATTGCAGAAGAAAAGACTCGATAGAATCGCCAGAAGAGGTTTTCATTGACGAGAATGAATTGGCGGAAGGCCACGACTATTTTTCGCTTGGCGGAATTGAAATCAGCGATGATAATAAGATTGCGGCTTTCGGAATTGACACCGTAAGCCGCAGACTTTACACCATCCATTTCAAGAACCTCGAAACAGGCGAAATGTATTACGAGACCATCCCCAACTGTTCGGGTGGAGGCGCTTGGGCCAAGGACAATAAGACCTTTTTCTACATCGCTAAAGACACTGAAACACTACGTACCAATCGTATCCTGCGGCACGAATTAGGTTCTGACGTTCACACGGATGTGGAGGTTTTCAAGGAAAATGACGAGACGTTCACCTGTTATGCTTGGAGAACCAAGAGCAAGGACTACGTGATGATCGGGTCGTTCCAAACGGTTTCGTCTGAATTTCAAATGCTTGATGCGGGAAACCCGACAGGTAAGTTCAAGATGATTCAACCTCGCGAAAGAGACCACGAGTACAGCGTTTCGCATTTCGAGGATAAGTTTTACATCGTCACCAACTGGAATGCAAAGAATTTTCGTCTGATGGAGACTTCCGTGGATAAACCAAGTAAGGAAAACTGGAAAGAAGTGATTGCCCATCGACCTGAAACCATGTTGGAGGAAGTGGAGATATTCAAAAACTTCATGGTGGTTGCAGAACGGACAAATGGGCTTCCAGAATTGCGTGTGATTAACCAGAAAACGGGCGATGAACACTATCTCAATTTTGGCGAAGAAGCCTACACCAGCTATTTGGGCACCAATATGGATTTCGATACCGAGGTTCTTCGCTACGGATACTCATCACTCACAACCCCTTGGTCCACGTTGGATTATAACATGAGCACCAAGGAGAAAACCCTTCTCAAAGAGCAAGAAGTTTTAGGTGATTTTGATAGGACCAATTACCAGACCGAGCGCGTTATGGTAAAGGCTGATGACGGAACGCAGGTTCCAATGTCAATCGTGTATCGAAAGGGTCTCAAAATGGATGGCTCAAACCCGACTTTGCTTTATGCTTACGGTTCGTATGGTTCTAGCACAGACCCGTATTTCAGTTCCGTTAGGTTGAGTTTGCTCGACAGAGGCTTTGTCTATGCCATCGCCCATATTCGAGGGGGACAGGAAATGGGCCGCAGCTGGTACGAGGATGGAAAATTGCTAAAGAAGAAGAACACATTTACCGATTTCATCAATTGCGGAGAATACCTGATCGAGAACAAATACACGACAAACAACGATCTGTTTGCCATGGGGGGAAGTGCCGGTGGATTGCTGATGGGAGCTATTGTTAACATGCGCCCCGACCTTTGGAAAGGCGTTGTGGCGGCAGTTCCGTTTGTGGATGTGGTCACTACCATGCTCGATGAATCTATTCCACTGACAACAGGCGAATATGATGAATGGGGAAATCCGAACGAGAAGGAATATTACGATTACATACTTAGCTATTCGCCATACGATAATGTTGAGGCGCACGATTACCCGAATATGCTGGTAACAACCGGTTTGCATGACAGCCAAGTACAGTATTGGGAACCGGCAAAATGGGTGGCAAAACTTCGCGTAAACAAAACAGATTATAACTTGCTACTGTTACATACAAACATGGAAGCTGGTCATGGAGGCGCCAGCGGCCGTTTTGAGGCATTGAAAGAAACCGCGATGGAATATGTGTTCATGTTCAAATTATCAGGGATTAGAAAATGA
- a CDS encoding glycosyltransferase family 2 protein has translation MPKISVVIPCYFNEDNIPVTTAALIANESTLPSDTTLEYVFVDDGSGDETLDRLLNFKRSHPKKVTVVKLASNVGSYNAIYAGLKHATGDCVVVMAADLQDPPELIIEMYQFWRDGSKLVLATGTKQRNAFANIFYWFMRSFALPTLPAGGFDFCLFDKKAKDRLLTQMQADINSLYLLLTMNLPHEIVMYQKRQRVIGTSKWTTKKKFRLAWKTLGFFMAERSVILAYFWRSTKPENPEPFIIDEVF, from the coding sequence ATGCCTAAGATTTCGGTAGTAATTCCGTGCTATTTCAACGAGGACAACATTCCGGTCACTACGGCTGCTCTTATTGCAAACGAAAGCACGCTTCCTTCGGATACGACATTGGAATATGTTTTTGTTGATGATGGTTCCGGTGATGAAACATTGGATAGGTTGCTCAACTTCAAGCGAAGCCATCCCAAGAAAGTAACGGTGGTAAAACTTGCTTCGAACGTGGGCTCGTACAATGCGATTTACGCTGGTTTGAAGCACGCAACTGGAGACTGTGTTGTTGTGATGGCGGCTGACCTGCAAGACCCACCAGAACTGATTATAGAGATGTATCAATTTTGGCGTGATGGATCAAAACTGGTCCTAGCAACCGGAACAAAGCAACGGAATGCTTTCGCAAATATTTTTTATTGGTTCATGAGGTCATTCGCCTTACCAACATTGCCGGCAGGCGGATTCGATTTTTGTCTTTTCGACAAAAAGGCAAAAGACCGGTTACTGACGCAGATGCAAGCAGATATCAATTCGCTTTACTTGCTGCTCACTATGAATTTGCCCCACGAAATCGTTATGTATCAAAAACGACAAAGAGTGATTGGCACTTCGAAATGGACAACGAAAAAGAAATTTAGACTTGCGTGGAAAACACTCGGATTTTTTATGGCCGAGCGAAGTGTGATTCTCGCGTATTTTTGGAGAAGTACAAAACCCGAAAACCCAGAACCGTTTATTATCGATGAAGTTTTCTGA
- a CDS encoding sugar nucleotide-binding protein, translated as MAERKKVFITGASSALLKEVVSLVNLSEYEIVGLTRTHFALVTGNIRWVVGDLLNPLSYREELLTAHIVIHAAALTHTSEAFEYFRINVDGTLAILNHIPSSNQPLFVLISSRVAGENSGAYGESKLLAEELVQQMSKKWLIIRPAEVYGGAKNEGIDSVISSCLKGGIKPCPIGLKSKMYPIHQIDAAKAIHNSIFVEPCVMDTMYVNGPQGYSYLQLLKFIEGISSNRIIPFVAPKFVLKLAAFFGASLGLKIGFVPDQIARLYSEKNHGPAPEISVTLEAYITEIIKRNDTIT; from the coding sequence ATGGCAGAGCGAAAAAAGGTATTTATTACAGGGGCCTCTTCTGCACTTCTTAAAGAGGTGGTTTCGTTGGTCAATCTATCAGAGTATGAGATAGTTGGCCTGACCAGAACGCATTTTGCACTCGTTACTGGCAACATAAGATGGGTAGTGGGAGACCTTTTGAACCCATTAAGCTATAGGGAAGAGCTTCTAACCGCTCATATTGTTATTCATGCTGCAGCGCTGACCCATACAAGTGAGGCGTTTGAATATTTTCGGATAAACGTTGATGGTACTCTGGCAATACTTAATCACATTCCTAGTTCAAATCAACCTCTTTTTGTTCTGATTAGCTCTAGGGTTGCGGGAGAAAACAGTGGTGCTTATGGTGAAAGCAAGCTACTCGCGGAAGAGTTAGTACAGCAGATGTCAAAAAAATGGCTCATTATACGACCGGCAGAGGTTTATGGTGGTGCTAAGAACGAAGGAATTGACAGCGTGATCAGCTCCTGCTTAAAGGGGGGCATTAAACCATGTCCAATTGGGCTGAAGAGTAAAATGTACCCGATTCACCAAATAGATGCTGCCAAAGCCATTCATAACAGCATATTTGTGGAGCCATGTGTAATGGATACTATGTATGTAAATGGCCCACAGGGCTATTCTTATTTACAGCTTTTGAAATTCATTGAAGGAATCTCTAGCAATAGAATCATTCCTTTCGTTGCACCAAAATTCGTACTGAAGCTTGCAGCATTTTTTGGGGCTTCACTCGGTCTAAAAATAGGTTTTGTTCCCGACCAAATTGCTCGGCTTTACTCAGAAAAAAATCACGGACCAGCACCCGAAATATCTGTAACATTAGAGGCCTATATTACTGAAATCATCAAACGAAATGATACCATCACGTAA
- a CDS encoding DegT/DnrJ/EryC1/StrS family aminotransferase has product MKVPFIDLRFVNDSLRPEMENAINSVFKTSAFILGENVDSFEKEYATFNHTRDAIGVSSGLDALMLSLRALNIGPTDEVIVPSNTYIATALAVSNVGARPVFVEPKMDTFNIDQGRISAAINSRTKAIIPVHLYGQACEMSAIMAIANSHDLFVIEDNAQAHGAAFEERLTGSWGHINATSFYPTKNLGALGDAGAITTNDQMLADSVRSLRNYGSRVKNIHDHLGFNNRLDEIQAAILRIKLKRLEAWTKQRQDAAAYYHTQLSGIGDVILPFVHPESTHVYHLFVIRTNSRDDIKQSLLERGIETAIHYPTPPHMQPAYSHLELRKGAFMLAEELATTSLSLPLYPGITEAQQEVVVNGIKAFFDA; this is encoded by the coding sequence ATGAAGGTTCCGTTCATCGACCTTCGGTTCGTTAACGATTCATTGAGGCCCGAGATGGAGAACGCGATAAACAGCGTTTTCAAAACGAGTGCATTTATATTGGGGGAAAATGTAGACTCGTTTGAAAAGGAATACGCTACGTTCAATCACACGCGAGACGCCATAGGTGTCAGCAGTGGTTTAGATGCGTTGATGCTTTCACTTCGAGCACTCAATATTGGACCCACAGATGAAGTCATTGTTCCCTCAAACACCTACATAGCAACCGCATTAGCCGTGAGTAATGTAGGTGCAAGACCTGTCTTTGTTGAGCCGAAAATGGACACGTTCAATATTGATCAAGGCCGAATTTCAGCTGCAATTAATTCACGGACGAAGGCAATCATTCCTGTTCATCTTTACGGACAAGCGTGTGAAATGAGCGCAATAATGGCGATAGCAAATAGCCATGATTTGTTTGTGATTGAAGACAACGCCCAAGCGCATGGAGCCGCTTTTGAAGAAAGGCTAACCGGAAGTTGGGGTCACATTAACGCAACAAGTTTTTATCCGACAAAAAATTTAGGAGCATTGGGAGACGCTGGCGCAATAACTACCAATGACCAAATGCTTGCCGATTCGGTTCGGTCTCTAAGGAATTATGGAAGCCGAGTAAAAAACATTCACGACCACCTTGGGTTTAACAATCGATTGGATGAAATTCAAGCTGCAATTCTCCGGATCAAACTCAAACGTTTAGAAGCTTGGACCAAACAACGTCAGGATGCAGCAGCATATTACCATACGCAGCTTTCGGGAATAGGAGACGTCATTCTGCCTTTTGTTCATCCAGAGTCAACGCACGTTTATCATCTTTTTGTCATAAGAACGAACAGTCGGGACGATATCAAGCAATCTCTCTTAGAGCGCGGAATTGAAACGGCCATTCACTACCCAACACCACCACATATGCAGCCGGCCTATTCTCATTTAGAACTCAGGAAAGGGGCATTCATGTTGGCTGAAGAACTAGCCACAACAAGTTTGAGCCTGCCTCTTTATCCTGGAATTACAGAAGCACAGCAAGAAGTGGTTGTAAACGGGATAAAAGCGTTTTTTGATGCCTAA
- a CDS encoding glycosyltransferase family 2 protein: protein MSQSIELSVVILCYRSEATVVDFVKKAEELIKTLTDSYELVLVANYIEGSDDRTRDYVVKIEQENTHCKVICKPKQGMMGWDMRSGLDAASGDYICVIDGDGQFPIESISACFEQVRTGKFDLVKTYRVKRGDGVYRRFISKGYNALFSLLFPGIASHDANSKPKILKREAYQKMKLRSDDWFIDAEIMLNVRDLGMTYHEIPVEFYELEGRASFVKLPAIVEFVKNLLQYRFGR, encoded by the coding sequence ATGTCTCAGTCCATAGAGTTATCAGTCGTCATCCTCTGTTATCGTTCAGAAGCAACGGTTGTAGATTTCGTTAAAAAAGCAGAGGAATTAATAAAAACGCTTACCGATAGTTATGAGTTAGTGCTTGTTGCCAACTATATCGAGGGTTCTGATGACCGGACACGCGATTATGTAGTTAAAATAGAACAAGAGAATACACATTGCAAAGTAATATGCAAGCCCAAGCAAGGGATGATGGGCTGGGACATGCGCTCGGGTCTGGACGCGGCTAGCGGGGACTACATTTGTGTCATTGATGGTGACGGACAATTCCCAATAGAAAGCATCTCTGCATGTTTCGAGCAGGTTAGAACAGGAAAGTTTGATCTTGTGAAAACGTACAGGGTCAAGAGGGGAGATGGGGTTTATCGAAGGTTCATCAGTAAAGGCTACAACGCTTTGTTTTCCTTGCTTTTTCCGGGAATAGCTTCTCATGATGCAAATTCAAAGCCAAAGATTCTGAAACGAGAAGCATATCAGAAGATGAAGCTCCGTTCTGATGATTGGTTTATTGACGCTGAAATTATGTTAAATGTTCGTGATCTTGGGATGACATATCATGAAATTCCGGTTGAGTTTTATGAATTGGAAGGAAGAGCCTCATTCGTTAAGCTTCCCGCTATCGTTGAATTCGTTAAGAACCTACTTCAATACCGGTTTGGCCGATAG